GGCTATAGTAGGAGGCTTTATGGGTAGTCTCTCTCCCATTGTTTCTATGAGCTTTTTGTACAGGAATTATGCTAAAAATTACCATTCCTTCTATGGCAACTCATTCGGTGAGGGATCAAGGAATATCAATGAAGAAGGCTTATACTGGGGTATTAAAGTAACACCAAGTAAACAAACCTCCTTTTCCGCCTATTATGATAGATTCAAATTCCCCTGGCTTCGATTTGGAGTTAACTCACCTTCTCAAGGATATGAATATTTAATTCGAGCTGAGTATAAACCTACAAGAAAAATTAAACTTTATGCGCAACTCAGAGAACAAGCCAAAGAAGTTTCGGTTTCTACAGAAGGAGGAAATTTACACTTGCTTGAAAATGGAGTAAAACGAAATTATGCTGGCAATTTAGATTTTACCGCCAATGAGATGTTTACGCTGAAATCGAGAGTACAATTCAGTACATATGATCTGTCCGGTAGCCAAACAAAAGGCTTAGCCGTTATTCAGGATTTCAATGTCAAAATTAGCAAGTTCACGGTAAGTACCAGATTTGCCTTATTTGACACTGAGGATTACGAGAATCGACAATATGTTTTTGAAAAGGATCTACTGTATGTATTTTCCATTCCCGCGTATGCTAACCAAGGAACTCGGAGCTATGTAATGCTACAATATAAGCCTACCAGAAAAATGACGATTTGGGCTAGGTATGGAAGGTATGACTACCGAAACTTGACAAGTATAGGGTCAGGATTGAATGAAATTGAAGGGCAAACTAGAAGTGATGTAAAATTTCAAATCAGGTATAAAATTTAAATCCTCATCGATTCACAATGAGGATTTAATATTTTCCATTTCCTATCATATCAACCGCACATTTCCCTTACTACTGATAATTCATTTTTATTCAAGTATTCGCCCTTGGCATCAATCATCAGTGCTAGCAATTCGGCAGGCTTATCTATTGGAATCAGCTCTTCCTCTGCATCAATCTGATTAAACCACTGTAATACATTTCTTGTAGCTTCCTTTCTTGCATTTTCATTCATCAAAGCATCCTCGATCACTTTCAATGAGACATTTGGATTTTCAATTTTCATAACTTTTGTCTTTAATTATATTGGCAAGTTAAGATCAATATATACTTCAAACTATGTCAGAAAAACCTATTTATCAAAATTGGTAAAATACCTATTAGTCGCTAGTGGAGCTAAAAACTCTTAAAAGAACCAACCTTTTAATAGACATAAACTTAAAGTATCGCCCATTTTTTGGTAATTTCACTCCTCCAACTACAGCCTATGAGAAAATGAAAATTATCCATCGAATCCTAAAATTCATTCAGAAAGAGTCAATCAGTTCTGACCAACTCAAAAGCAGCTTAGGTCTGGGAAAAGACGCACTGCAACTCGCCGTGTCTGAAGATGGATCGGTAAGCACTGATGTGCTAGAGGAAATTTGTAAGCAATATCCGCAGCTCAATCCCATTTGGCTAGTTACAGGAAAAGGAGAAATGCTAATCGATGATTACCACGAAATAGGAAAGGCAATCGAAAATGTAGAATCTCAGGACGGAATCTATAATGTCATCGCAGGAAAGGATATTGAAATTCAGCTACTCAAAGAGCACATAGAAGGACTCAATGAACTAATTAAAGTGAAGAACAAACTTATTGATGAGTATAAAAATGCTTAGGGAAATGGATCAATTTCGAATCTTTTGATCCATAGATTTTTTCATTTCTTCTTTTTCCTTCCTAAACATATCGAGAAGGTAGACCATTTCATTCGAATTTTTTATCAGTGCCAGTCCTTTCTCCGCAGATTTGTAATGGTAAATCTTCCAAAGCCTGACTGATAATACGCCTGACATAAAAATAAAAGTCATAATAAATGCCATTAACCAAGAAGTTTTAGCGTATTGCTCTTTTTCTGCTTTTTCTCTTTCATGATCCTGATACTTTGTGAGCAAGGCAATTTTCTCATCCTCTTTCTTTAGCCAAGATTGATTTTGAATCAACGGTAAGGCCATGTCATTAATTAACATGGTATAATGTAAGAGACTATCTGGTTGATTAAGTTTTTCAAATGTCTTCTTTAGTGCCTGATTAGTGATGGCCAATTCATTCATCTCACCCTTTTCACTATTATAAACCAAGCTATGCTTAAAACAATTCCAGGCTTTTTCATACTCCCCTTTTTCATTGTATACTTTACCCAAATTATTATAGGTTATCCAGAGTTGATTGGCACTTGACTTATATGCTAACGATTTTTCAAGAAACTCTTCTGCCGTATGAAAGTCACCTTTCTTCAAATAAACATTCCCCAAATTATTATAGAGTTGCCATGAATGAAAATTGGGATCATGAGTGAAAGGTAATATTTCTTCAACCTTTTTATACATTTCAATGGCCTGATCAAAATTACCAACTCTTCTTTGTGCAACAGCTATTCCATAATAACTATTCACTAGACCTCCAAAATCTTTTAGGTCTCTATATATATCTACAGATTTCAACAAGAAGTCAACTCCTTCTTCCTCCCTATCTAGCATTTTCAAGGTTTTCCCTACACCATAATTGTAATGACCTCGATCTTGAATGGTTGCATAATCTCCTAAACTAAGGGCTGTCTGAAAATGAATTAGTGCTTGATCATACAATTCACTTTCATAAAAGATCTGTCCAATTTCATTATGTAACCTCGAAACTCTTAATAAATCCCCCAATTCATTGGCTATTTCAATTGCCAAAAGGTAATCCTTATAAGCTAGCTTATTATCATCCTTTAAATAATAAATAAACCCACGGAGGTATAACGATTTAACAGTCAATTCAGACTCATCACCGTCAATATTTTTGAAAACAAATTCTAATGACGTCAGAGCCTTTTTATAATCACCATCCTTATAAAGAGACATTGCTTTTTCGTACTCATTTGTAGCCTCAATAGTCAGTTCATCGGCACAAGAAAAAAGTACAAATACCAAGAAGAGTAGTTTTAATATCTTCATTTTGATATCAAAGATAGGTAGGGTTAGATTGATTTAGAGGAAGCAATTTTATTTTTGAAACATTTTATTTATCACCCAGGCCCAGAAGTATTGTGGCCAGATGAGGTTTCACCTTGATTTGTCTTCTCCGGAACCACATTATCATAGATTTCGTCTGCCTGAGCGTCAGCACAAGAGGATAATAAAGTACCTGCGAAAATAACTACTAGAAATAATGAACCTAATTTTTTCATAACTGTAATGTTTGGTATAACTGATTAATTTTCAATGCTGCATTTAGGTCGAAACCAGTCGGAAATTATTGAAATAGTGGTTGAAAAAACCTGTGTAGGTAGGTTAGAAATTAGGTTAGGTCGGTTTACCTTCAGTTTTTTTCTTTCAATATTTCCTCTTGGTTTCGGCTTAAAATCAAAATTTCATTTAATATCTTGAAGGCGAGGTCGGTACC
The sequence above is drawn from the Reichenbachiella sp. genome and encodes:
- a CDS encoding tetratricopeptide repeat protein; this translates as MKILKLLFLVFVLFSCADELTIEATNEYEKAMSLYKDGDYKKALTSLEFVFKNIDGDESELTVKSLYLRGFIYYLKDDNKLAYKDYLLAIEIANELGDLLRVSRLHNEIGQIFYESELYDQALIHFQTALSLGDYATIQDRGHYNYGVGKTLKMLDREEEGVDFLLKSVDIYRDLKDFGGLVNSYYGIAVAQRRVGNFDQAIEMYKKVEEILPFTHDPNFHSWQLYNNLGNVYLKKGDFHTAEEFLEKSLAYKSSANQLWITYNNLGKVYNEKGEYEKAWNCFKHSLVYNSEKGEMNELAITNQALKKTFEKLNQPDSLLHYTMLINDMALPLIQNQSWLKKEDEKIALLTKYQDHEREKAEKEQYAKTSWLMAFIMTFIFMSGVLSVRLWKIYHYKSAEKGLALIKNSNEMVYLLDMFRKEKEEMKKSMDQKIRN